The Paraphotobacterium marinum genome segment AACGATTAAGAAATTGATTCAAAAAATTTCAAAAGTAAATGTTTTAGATAACTCTGATGAAGAAGAGTTAGTCGTCAAAGATTCTGATTCTTTAACAAAGAATCAGAATCAAACACATACTTTATCAAAAGAAAAATTAATTAACAAAGAAAAAAATTCTCTGACAAATAACAAGAAACAGACACATATTTTATCAAAAGAACAAATGATAAAGTTATTTATTGTGAAAAAATTATCGGAAACACACTTTATTTCCATTAATGATGTGTTCGCACTTATAGCTGATGGGAATTATGTGCAATTAATAACAAAACATAATAATTTTTTACTTCGAACTCCCTTGAGTCAACTAGAATTGAAATTGCCTAAGACTTTTCAGAGAGTCCATCGTTGTCATATCATAGATTTAAAAAGAATTATAAGAACTGACTACGATTCAAAAACAAAAAAAATGGAAGTGATTTTAGACTCTAATCAAAAGTATGTTATCTCAAGAAGTTATCAATTTTTAGTAAGAAAATATCTAAAAGAAAAATCTATACTAAAAAGTACTTAGATAGTTGCTAAAATACATACTAATGTTTGGTTACAAATTCCTCTTTAAGTTATTAAGCAGTAATATTAAGCTTGTAAGGGTGACTTGAAAAAAAAATATATTAGGGTAAATTAATATCAATTTTAAGTTTTCAACTTCACTAATGATTCAATGCTTGGTTTAAAATTTTCTTATTTAGAAAAGTCATTTTTTTTGTTTCTATTCATTTTTTGTCTTTTAAATATCTTCACTGGTATTTGGAGTAACGCATTTTTATTTGGAAGACCTTTAATCCCAGAAGCAAATAATGAAACTTTTCTTAGCTGGGGTATTTTTCAAGCTCAATATCGTTTTTTAGAGACCTTACTTCTTATATTTTATTTGTTGTTAATTAAACATTTTTCTATTTAC includes the following:
- a CDS encoding LytR/AlgR family response regulator transcription factor: MFRKFSGADFSVLLNQQTIKKLIQKISKVNVLDNSDEEELVVKDSDSLTKNQNQTHTLSKEKLINKEKNSLTNNKKQTHILSKEQMIKLFIVKKLSETHFISINDVFALIADGNYVQLITKHNNFLLRTPLSQLELKLPKTFQRVHRCHIIDLKRIIRTDYDSKTKKMEVILDSNQKYVISRSYQFLVRKYLKEKSILKST